One region of Streptomyces davaonensis JCM 4913 genomic DNA includes:
- a CDS encoding NPP1 family protein, which yields MSSPSSKKHRRRWLTGLAGAAALVIAFPSVAFAAPPQALPANAESAEFTYQPAFDYDTDGCYSTPAIGPDGTVNGGLNPTGALNGSCRDAWDLTNTNSYSRYKCNNGWCAYLYGLYFEKDQAIAGSSIGGHRHDWEHVVIWVQSGAVKYVSTSNHGSFTVSAASSVRFSGTHAKIVYHKDGISTHCFRLANSNDEPPENHQGTWQYPPLVGWNGYPSGVRDKLVAYDFGSANFGLKDASFGNHLSSAKPSGITFDPYA from the coding sequence GTGTCGTCACCGTCGTCGAAGAAGCACCGCAGAAGATGGCTCACCGGTCTTGCCGGTGCCGCCGCGCTCGTCATCGCCTTCCCCTCCGTCGCCTTCGCGGCCCCGCCGCAGGCACTGCCCGCCAATGCCGAGTCCGCCGAGTTCACCTACCAGCCAGCGTTCGACTACGACACGGACGGCTGCTACTCCACGCCCGCGATCGGCCCCGACGGGACCGTCAACGGCGGCCTGAACCCGACCGGCGCCCTCAACGGCAGCTGCCGGGACGCCTGGGACCTCACCAACACCAACAGCTACTCGCGCTACAAGTGCAACAACGGCTGGTGCGCGTACCTGTACGGCCTGTACTTCGAGAAGGACCAGGCCATCGCGGGCAGCAGCATCGGCGGGCACCGGCACGACTGGGAGCACGTCGTGATCTGGGTGCAGAGCGGCGCCGTCAAGTACGTCTCGACGTCCAACCACGGCTCGTTCACGGTGAGCGCGGCGTCGTCCGTCCGTTTCTCCGGCACGCACGCGAAGATCGTGTACCACAAGGACGGCATCAGCACGCACTGCTTCCGGCTCGCCAACTCCAATGACGAGCCGCCGGAGAACCACCAGGGCACCTGGCAGTACCCGCCGCTGGTCGGCTGGAACGGCTACCCGTCGGGCGTGCGCGACAAGCTGGTCGCCTACGACTTCGGCAGCGCCAACTTCGGTCTGAAGGACGCCAGTTTCGGCAACCACCTGTCGTCCGCCAAGCCGTCGGGCATCACCTTCGACCCGTACGCGTGA